In Nicotiana tabacum cultivar K326 chromosome 21, ASM71507v2, whole genome shotgun sequence, one DNA window encodes the following:
- the LOC107775485 gene encoding NDR1/HIN1-like protein 26: MINLNSILLKKMQSRPELPVYGRDEDRPIRRHHSASYYAHWVKESLTTRVSKLVCSIFLGLLAIVGLITFILWLSLRPHRPRIFLNDFSVPALGQGVGGPENAQINFEVTARNSNQGIGVYYDASQVTVYYQEQSIGGYQVLTPFYQQPKNSTIFASMLSGSSLTVTGSQWKQMQNDRTRGPVSFRVELTSTIRFKISSWNSKRHRMHANCPVAVGQDGMILPAYMDKRCPVYFN, encoded by the coding sequence ATGATCAACCTCAATTCCATCCTCTTAAAAAAAATGCAGTCTAGGCCTGAATTACCCGTTTATGGCCGCGATGAAGATCGCCCTATAAGGCGACACCATAGTGCTAGTTATTATGCCCATTGGGTGAAAGAAAGTTTAACCACAAGAGTCTCAAAACTAGTATGTTCTATATTCTTAGGCCTTCTTGCAATTGTTGGACTCATCACATTCATTTTATGGCTAAGTCTTCGCCCTCATCGGCCACGAATTTTCCTCAATGACTTCTCTGTTCCAGCTTTAGGCCAAGGAGTTGGTGGACCTGAAAATGCACAAATAAACTTCGAAGTCACAGCAAGAAATTCTAATCAAGGTATTGGGGTTTATTATGATGCAAGTCAAGTGACAGTGTATTATCAAGAACAAAGTATTGGAGGTTACCAAGTGTTGACACCATTCTATCAACAGCCTAAGAACAGTACCATTTTTGCTAGTATGCTAAGTGGTTCATCATTGACAGTAACAGGGTCGCAATGGAAGCAAATGCAGAATGATCGAACGAGGGGGCCAGTGAGTTTTCGTGTTGAATTAACATCAACTATAAGATTTAAGATTTCGTCGTGGAACAGTAAACGTCATAGGATGCATGCTAATTGTCCTGTTGCAGTAGGACAAGATGGCATGATATTGCCTGCTTACATGGATAAGAGATGTCCAGTTTATTTTAACTGA
- the LOC107775491 gene encoding uncharacterized protein LOC107775491: MDPLIRSKVLMVVKIPRKLIKWWKMFSSLEQHELMQKLGTLTSLLDIAPRPDLVEAMLTYWDPQNLIFRFGECEMTPTLVEMSGLTRLSYIGKDMILLRDHSRTRFLSDLGLKDNKHLKCLEQSWISLDYLFARFGPQDSFDVFWDEFTTKAKWQRRRLEAFSLALLGLLGFPLDERHISTRLQSVVMVLFHEKQRKTVTVVPIILAELYRALSEARGGVRYFEGSNLLLQLWMMEHLHTASLLCPIDRALRDRVVCIEHRMKSPKFTYLVGVTAWIEFLGLRTNGNVLWAYLWLPLDDILVGCLMQPFLMLIGLKCVRPYTPVRVMQQLGRRQEEPPTLNLRRHIINFSKKAADEIKYVQYWNNAKRMKKTILVEDVGSPECTQEYLISLQSIPPGVSTPLPAQLRGRAVQTDDFEEASDQDPWDKLELIKSQLAGLTANVEQHGQYLFRVGLQDAGAHARAFIASIGVSLQGMLQSLSMTDSPGPSRSG; this comes from the coding sequence ATGGACCCGCTGATTCGATCCAAAGTGCTGATGGTAGTAAAGATTCCTAGGAAGTTGATCAAGTGGTGGAAAATGTTTTCATCGTTAGAGCAACATGAGTTAATGCAGAAATTGGGCACCCTAACTTCCCTTCTTGATATCGCACCCCGCCCAGACTTAGTGGAGGCGATGCTGACTTATTGGGATccgcaaaatttgatttttagaTTTGGAGAGTGTGAGATGACTCCTACCTTGGTGGAAATGTCTGGTCTCACTCGTTTAAGCTATATAGGCAAGGACATGATACTTCTCCGAGACCACTCTAGGACAAGATTCCTCAGCGACCTGGGCCTGAAAGATAATAAGCATTTAAAATGTCTCGAGCAATCCTGGATATCCTTGGATTATTTGTTTGCTAGATTTGGACCACAGGATAGTTTTGACGTCTTTTGGGATGAGTTCACAACCAAGGCAAAGTGGCAAAGACGTCGCCTTGAAGCTTTCAGCCTTGCTTTGTTGGGATTATTGGGTTTTCCATTAGATGAGAGGCACATTAGCACCCGTCTACAGTCAGTGGTAATGGTACTATTTCATGAGAAGCAACGCAAAACCGTTACCGTTGTGCCGATAATCTTAGCAGAGTTGTACCGAGCCTTGAGTGAGGCTAGGGGAGGTGTCAGATATTTTGAGGGAAGTAACCTTTTGCTACAGCTATGGATGATGGAGCATTTGCACACCGCTTCCTTACTTTGTCCCATCGACCGTGCCTTGAGGGATCGGGTGGTATGCATCGAACATAGGATGAAATCTCCTAAGTTTACGTACCTAGTAGGCGTCACGGCTTGGATTGAGTTCCTCGGTTTGAGGACAAATGGGAATGTTTTATGGGCTTACCTTTGGCTACCTTTGGATGATATCTTGGTAGGGTGCCTCATGCAGCCTTTCCTGATGCTGATAGGACTCAAGTGTGTCAGACCGTACACTCCCGTTAGGGTAATGCAACAATTGGGCAGAAGACAAGAGGAGCCTCCAACTTTGAATCTTCGGAGGCACATCATAAATTTTAGCAAAAAAGCGGCTGATGAAATCAAGTATGTGCAATACTGGAACAATGCAAAGAGGATGAAGAAAACTATATTAGTAGAGGACGTCGGCAGTCCCGAGTGTACTCAAGAGTACTTGATTTCGTTACAGTCCATCCCGCCAGGGGTCAGCACCCCATTGCCAGCACAACTTAGGGGTCGGGCAGTTCAGACAGATGATTTTGAGGAGGCATCAGACCAAGATCCCTGGGATAAGCTTGAGTTGATAAAGTCTCAGTTAGCGGGATTGACAGCAAACGTGGAGCAGCATGGCCAGTATTTGTTTAGGGTCGGCCTTCAGGATGCGGGGGCACACGCCAGGGCCTTTATTGCCAGCATCGGTGTGTCTTTACAAGGCATGttacagagtttgagcatgacggaCAGCCCAGGACCATCCCGGTCAGGATAG
- the LOC107775490 gene encoding peroxidase 27-like, whose protein sequence is MATSKFANCCFLISLIFFAFASNHANGKELKVGFYHKNCPHLELIVKEVIDDVISRVPSLAAPLLRMHFHDCFVRGCDGSVLLNSPTKQAEKNAIPNLSLRGFQIIDKVKTAVEKYCPGIVSCADIVALVARDVTVAVKGPFWEVETGRRDGRVSNITEALFNLIPPFANITSLKQGFLQRGLSVKDLVVLSGSHTIGISHCSSFNNRLYNFTGKGDTDPSLDPNYIKRLKMKCSPTDQNSIVEMDPGSVRTFDTSYYNLVAKRRGLFTSDSALLDDKETKGYLKEQALNHGSTFFKDFGESMVKMGRIQVLTGTQGEIRKVCTKIN, encoded by the exons ATGGCAACCTCAAAATTTGCAAATTGTTGTTTCTTGATTTCATTGATCTTCTTTGCATTTGCTTCAAACCATGCAAATGGGAAAGAACTCAAAGTAGGTTTTTACCACAAAAATTGTCCTCATCTCGAGTTGATAGTCAAGGAAGTTATTGATGATGTTATTTCCAGAGTCCCCAGTCTCGCTGCTCCTTTGTTGAGAATGCACTTTCATGATTGTTTCGTTAGG GGTTGTGATGGCTCAGTTCTGTTGAATTCTCCAACTAAACAAGCTGAGAAGAATGCAATCCCAAATTTAAGCCTTAGAGGATTTCAAATTATTGATAAAGTGAAGACTGCAGTAGAAAAATATTGCCCTGGGATAGTTTCCTGTGCTGATATCGTTGCCCTAGTAGCTAGAGATGTCACAGTTGCG GTCAAGGGACCATTCTGGGAAGTTGAAACTGGGAGAAGAGATGGAAGGGTCTCAAATATAACTGAAGCCTTATTTAATTTAATTCCTCCATTTGCAAATATAACATCATTGAAACAAGGATTCTTGCAAAGGGGATTAAGTGTCAAGGACCTAGTAGTATTATCAG GTTCTCACACAATTGGAATATCTCATTGCTCATCATTCAACAATCGTCTATACAACTTCACTGGGAAAGGAGATACAGATCCCAGCTTGGATCCAAACTATATAAAAAGATTGAAAATGAAATGTTCTCCAACTGATCAAAACTCCATTGTAGAGATGGATCCAGGAAGTGTTAGAACATTTGATACATCTTATTATAATCTTGTAGCAAAAAGAAGAGGACTTTTTACGTCTGATTCTGCTTTACTTGATGATAAAGAAACCAAGGGTTATCTCAAAGAACAAGCACTTAACCATGGTTCAACATTTTTCAAGGATTTTGGTGAATCTATGGTTAAAATGGGAAGGATTCAAGTACTCACTGGTACTCAAGGTGAAATTAGAAAAGTGTGTACAAAGATCAACTAA